From the genome of Hydrogenophilus thermoluteolus, one region includes:
- a CDS encoding YhdP family phospholipid transporter — protein MTEVRTWHGAWRPFALAFATVGVVALLALAGVRWVVWPNLDWFRPAIEAWLRATVGVPIALEGVQGEWHAWASPQWRIARWQMRDDAGDKPFLWGSAEGRWSWQEGWRIAFTAQGVGLEKLSGTLHLFDRQWRVQWHAVGVTGRAWQPFLATWTKSRAGETGHAPEAFVLPNFVELAGTVRGAERTITQVALQFSELSLPATPEFPGVSGISGALRGSRAEGVFSVRAAKSVWRWPEGWFAETEQTFTDVVWQGRWHYDSATGYTVQTEHFHAVTPEGRVTASGVLDALERPAARRVAMHAVIEAVDLARFTRYFPPAAVGQTTVDWLGRAFVQGKIPAAHLAIEGPLAAFPFRHGRGVFLVEIPVQGVTLQFDSRWPAVTIERAMVRFRNEALHIEVHDARAEKLRFAPVVATIPDLGADAPVLMVQGTVEGRWSNVLRYLVQSPLANDLPLAQLLSWQAQGDAHLDLALTIPLSEGAVGVAGTLVLDRFSVPAAVAAWPLTQGKATIRFDANGVRSAEGTGVWGEIPIQITWPDGARSEVAVTAMLSGKTLAQQLGLPSAALQGTTPVRAHVTWTPEGVIRWRVTSRADGLALAFPAPFAKTESEQWPLQADGVLTKTGWQASVALGDRLRWQRTQTGAWALAIGQVALPPATPNGAIAVALERLDLDAWDALLDEMGQAQQAVWPSLTLSVDQLTAMQREWHQVRFTGRAHATQWNFQVRAAEVIGSGTVTQRGDRIDRFEAEFDRLWVAPQQKRSQNDSRASSGNATHDSNRIAALDPSRWPTARVTVADLRVADAPLGRFALVAAQDGATWRVQDALLVQPGRYRLRGRGSWRPHASGGQTRTRSTWHIEAQIGDFGATLATLWQLPGIEKGQGTIDATLSWPGSPLDFTWRTLEGTGSIALEKGVFSEIEPGAGKLLTVFSLPMLFRRLQLDFRDLTQKGLAYDRLMGSFAVANGYLTTSDLTIDAPVALTQLAGSIDLDAETQELEIRVVPRLGNTAATAIAFVNPVAGLLTFLGQQILGDPLGQILVQRYRVSGSWRAPQVTALRDNPPNER, from the coding sequence ATGACGGAAGTGCGCACGTGGCACGGTGCGTGGCGCCCATTCGCGCTTGCTTTTGCAACGGTCGGCGTGGTGGCGCTGCTTGCGCTTGCCGGTGTGCGCTGGGTGGTGTGGCCCAATCTCGACTGGTTTCGTCCCGCAATCGAAGCGTGGTTGCGCGCAACGGTGGGGGTGCCCATCGCGCTCGAGGGGGTGCAAGGAGAGTGGCACGCGTGGGCGTCGCCTCAGTGGCGCATTGCGCGCTGGCAGATGCGGGACGACGCAGGTGACAAACCGTTTCTCTGGGGAAGCGCTGAAGGGCGTTGGTCTTGGCAGGAGGGATGGCGGATCGCATTTACCGCGCAAGGGGTCGGACTAGAAAAACTTTCCGGAACGCTCCACCTCTTCGATCGGCAATGGCGGGTGCAATGGCATGCGGTTGGGGTCACGGGGCGCGCGTGGCAGCCGTTCTTGGCGACCTGGACGAAAAGCCGAGCGGGGGAAACCGGCCACGCACCAGAGGCGTTCGTCCTACCCAATTTCGTGGAATTGGCAGGGACGGTGCGGGGTGCTGAGCGCACGATCACGCAGGTGGCGCTGCAATTTTCCGAATTGTCACTGCCCGCTACGCCGGAATTCCCTGGTGTGAGCGGGATCTCCGGTGCGTTGCGCGGTAGTCGCGCAGAAGGCGTTTTTTCCGTTCGTGCGGCGAAAAGCGTGTGGCGGTGGCCCGAAGGGTGGTTTGCCGAAACCGAGCAAACGTTTACCGACGTGGTTTGGCAGGGGCGCTGGCACTATGATTCCGCTACCGGGTATACCGTGCAAACCGAACATTTCCATGCGGTTACCCCGGAAGGTCGTGTCACCGCAAGTGGCGTGCTCGATGCACTCGAGCGCCCTGCCGCGCGGCGGGTTGCGATGCACGCGGTGATCGAAGCGGTCGACCTGGCACGGTTTACCCGCTATTTTCCTCCCGCTGCGGTGGGGCAGACCACCGTCGATTGGTTGGGTCGCGCTTTTGTCCAAGGGAAGATCCCTGCAGCTCATTTGGCGATCGAAGGGCCGTTGGCCGCGTTCCCCTTTCGTCATGGCAGGGGGGTGTTTCTGGTCGAAATTCCGGTGCAAGGGGTTACTTTGCAGTTCGATTCCCGTTGGCCTGCAGTGACGATCGAACGTGCCATGGTGCGTTTCCGCAACGAAGCGCTTCATATCGAAGTCCATGACGCGCGCGCGGAGAAACTGCGCTTTGCACCCGTTGTCGCGACGATCCCGGACCTGGGGGCAGATGCGCCGGTGCTCATGGTGCAGGGAACGGTCGAAGGGCGCTGGTCAAACGTGTTGCGTTACCTCGTGCAATCGCCGCTTGCCAATGACCTCCCTCTCGCGCAGCTCCTATCATGGCAAGCGCAAGGGGATGCGCACCTCGACCTTGCGCTCACGATCCCGCTTTCCGAAGGTGCCGTGGGCGTTGCGGGAACCTTGGTGTTGGATCGCTTTTCCGTACCGGCTGCGGTCGCTGCTTGGCCATTGACCCAGGGCAAGGCGACGATCCGTTTCGACGCAAACGGCGTTCGCTCCGCGGAAGGTACTGGCGTGTGGGGTGAGATCCCGATTCAGATCACTTGGCCGGACGGTGCCCGTTCCGAAGTGGCAGTCACGGCAATGCTGAGTGGCAAAACGTTGGCCCAGCAGCTGGGCTTGCCATCGGCTGCATTGCAAGGCACGACGCCGGTGCGCGCACACGTGACCTGGACACCGGAGGGAGTGATTCGCTGGCGTGTAACGAGTAGGGCCGATGGGTTGGCGCTGGCGTTTCCTGCGCCGTTTGCAAAGACAGAAAGCGAACAGTGGCCGCTGCAGGCGGACGGGGTGTTGACGAAAACCGGGTGGCAGGCATCGGTGGCACTGGGCGATCGGTTGCGTTGGCAACGAACGCAAACGGGCGCGTGGGCTTTGGCGATTGGCCAAGTAGCGCTTCCGCCGGCAACACCCAACGGTGCGATCGCGGTTGCGCTGGAACGACTCGATCTCGACGCGTGGGATGCGTTGTTGGACGAAATGGGGCAAGCGCAGCAGGCAGTTTGGCCGTCGCTCACACTTTCTGTCGACCAATTGACCGCGATGCAGCGCGAGTGGCATCAAGTCCGGTTCACGGGGCGTGCGCACGCCACGCAGTGGAATTTCCAAGTTCGTGCAGCGGAGGTAATCGGCAGTGGTACGGTGACGCAGCGTGGGGATCGGATCGACCGTTTCGAAGCCGAATTCGACCGCTTGTGGGTTGCGCCGCAGCAGAAGAGATCCCAGAACGATTCGCGCGCTTCCTCGGGAAACGCAACGCACGATTCCAACCGGATCGCGGCTCTAGATCCCAGTCGCTGGCCTACGGCGCGCGTCACGGTTGCCGATTTGCGCGTTGCCGATGCTCCGTTGGGGCGGTTCGCGCTGGTTGCGGCGCAAGATGGCGCTACCTGGCGGGTTCAGGACGCGCTTTTGGTGCAACCCGGTCGCTATCGGCTTCGCGGGCGTGGTTCCTGGCGGCCGCATGCATCGGGTGGTCAGACACGTACGCGCAGCACTTGGCATATCGAAGCCCAGATCGGCGATTTTGGCGCCACGTTGGCAACCCTGTGGCAATTGCCTGGGATTGAGAAGGGACAGGGCACCATCGACGCGACGCTTTCTTGGCCAGGGAGCCCGCTCGACTTTACCTGGCGCACATTGGAAGGTACCGGGTCGATTGCTCTTGAAAAAGGCGTATTTTCCGAAATCGAGCCCGGTGCCGGAAAGTTGCTCACCGTTTTCAGTTTGCCGATGCTCTTTCGTCGCTTGCAGCTCGATTTCCGCGATCTCACCCAAAAAGGGTTGGCGTACGACCGCTTGATGGGCAGTTTCGCCGTCGCGAACGGTTATCTGACCACATCGGATCTCACGATCGATGCGCCGGTGGCATTGACCCAGCTTGCCGGCAGCATCGATCTCGATGCCGAGACGCAAGAATTGGAGATCCGTGTGGTGCCGCGCCTGGGCAACACTGCTGCGACGGCGATCGCGTTTGTCAATCCCGTAGCGGGGTTGCTCACGTTCCTGGGGCAACAGATTCTAGGCGACCCGTTGGGTCAGATCCTTGTGCAACGCTATCGGGTCAGCGGCTCATGGCGTGCACCGCAAGTGACCGCTTTGCGGGACAATCCACCCAACGAGCGATGA
- a CDS encoding carbon-nitrogen hydrolase family protein, translated as MSSDLATLQVAVVQMVSTPRVEENVATAERLVASAAQAGADVVVLPEYWPIIHREMAVRLALRERWGDGPLQAAMARWAQTYGVWLIGGTIPLEANDPDRMRNSCLVFDRSGNVHARYDKVHLFRFQKGAESYDEAREIEAGTEGVTFLLEGWRFTLGVCYDLRFPEFFRRVAPVDAIVLPAAFTHTTGQAHWEVLLRARAIENLCYVAASAQGGRHESSRRTWGHSMLIDPWGTVQALYAEGTGWVMAEWRRDVLDAVRAQLPALTHRVF; from the coding sequence ATGTCATCCGATTTGGCAACCTTGCAGGTGGCGGTGGTGCAAATGGTGAGCACCCCCCGGGTCGAGGAGAATGTGGCAACCGCGGAGCGGCTGGTTGCCAGTGCCGCCCAAGCCGGCGCGGACGTTGTCGTATTGCCGGAGTACTGGCCGATCATCCATCGCGAAATGGCGGTGCGGCTTGCGCTTCGCGAACGCTGGGGCGATGGGCCGTTGCAGGCTGCGATGGCACGATGGGCGCAAACGTATGGCGTTTGGTTGATCGGCGGCACGATTCCGCTCGAAGCGAACGACCCGGATCGAATGCGCAACAGCTGCCTCGTGTTCGATCGCTCTGGAAACGTGCATGCCCGTTACGACAAGGTCCATCTCTTCCGTTTTCAAAAAGGGGCGGAATCGTACGACGAAGCGCGGGAAATCGAAGCGGGCACGGAAGGGGTGACCTTTCTTCTCGAAGGGTGGCGTTTTACCCTTGGCGTTTGTTACGACCTACGGTTTCCCGAATTTTTCCGCCGCGTGGCACCGGTTGATGCGATCGTTTTGCCCGCTGCGTTTACCCACACCACCGGTCAGGCGCACTGGGAAGTGTTGCTGCGCGCACGGGCGATCGAAAACCTCTGCTATGTCGCGGCGAGTGCGCAAGGGGGGCGGCATGAGAGCAGTCGGCGCACCTGGGGCCACTCGATGCTGATCGATCCCTGGGGGACTGTCCAAGCGCTCTATGCCGAAGGCACGGGTTGGGTGATGGCTGAGTGGCGCCGTGACGTGCTCGACGCGGTGCGTGCGCAACTGCCAGCGCTCACGCACCGGGTGTTCTGA
- a CDS encoding 2-hydroxyacid dehydrogenase: MKKKILVTRWIFPEIIERLAASCVVDFHDQDTALPPETLADRLADKDGAITFLTDRIDGTVLAHAKRLKVVSNVAVGYNNFDLDALTRAGVMATNTPDVLTETTADTVWALLLASARRVVAADKWVRAGNWKGWQFHDPWYGQDVHHATLGILGMGRIGRAVARRASGFAMRVLYHNRHRLPPESEAGAQWVAFDELLAQSDFLVVMIPYSPAVHHLIDVEAFARMKPTAHLINVARGGIVDEAALIEALQHNRIAGAALDVFENEPHVDPRFFALENVVLTPHIGSSTRATRFAMASLAADNLLAALAGRRPPNLLNPEVLSS; the protein is encoded by the coding sequence ATGAAAAAGAAGATCCTGGTTACCCGCTGGATTTTTCCCGAAATCATCGAACGGCTTGCCGCGTCGTGCGTGGTCGACTTTCATGACCAAGACACCGCGCTTCCCCCAGAAACGTTGGCGGATCGCCTCGCTGACAAAGACGGTGCCATCACCTTTCTCACCGATCGCATCGATGGCACTGTCCTTGCACACGCCAAGCGCTTGAAAGTGGTGAGCAACGTCGCGGTTGGCTACAACAATTTCGACTTGGACGCGCTGACGCGCGCTGGCGTGATGGCGACCAATACGCCCGACGTGCTGACGGAGACTACTGCCGACACGGTTTGGGCCTTGCTGTTGGCCAGTGCCCGTCGTGTGGTTGCCGCTGACAAATGGGTACGGGCAGGAAATTGGAAAGGTTGGCAGTTCCACGATCCGTGGTATGGACAGGACGTTCACCACGCGACACTCGGTATCTTGGGCATGGGGCGCATCGGACGCGCGGTTGCGCGACGCGCCAGTGGATTTGCGATGCGGGTGCTCTATCACAACCGCCATCGCCTACCGCCTGAGTCGGAAGCTGGAGCGCAGTGGGTAGCGTTCGACGAACTGCTGGCGCAAAGCGATTTTTTGGTCGTGATGATTCCGTACTCGCCGGCCGTGCACCATCTCATCGACGTCGAAGCGTTTGCGCGCATGAAACCCACCGCGCACCTCATCAACGTGGCACGCGGAGGGATCGTCGATGAGGCTGCACTCATCGAAGCGCTGCAACACAACCGGATCGCAGGAGCAGCACTCGACGTTTTCGAAAACGAGCCGCACGTCGATCCCCGCTTTTTCGCGTTAGAGAACGTCGTCCTCACGCCCCACATCGGCTCATCGACACGGGCAACCCGTTTCGCGATGGCCTCGCTGGCTGCCGACAATCTGCTGGCGGCATTGGCAGGGCGCCGTCCCCCCAACCTGTTGAATCCAGAGGTTTTGTCCTCCTGA
- the katG gene encoding catalase/peroxidase HPI — MRDTEKASGCPFHTGAATTADPKNDPYAWWPSALNVEILHQHDTKSNPLPGFNYREAVRTLDVEALKADLRKLMTESQPWWPADYGHYGGLFIRMAWHAAGSYRAADGRGGANTGNQRFAPLNSWPDNANLDKARRLLWPIKKKYGNKISWADLIVLAGNVAYESMGLKTYGFAFGREDIWQPEKDVYWGSEQEWLAPSDQRYVDLDNPESLENPLAAVQMGLIYVNPEGVNGQPDPSKTAQHVRITFARMGMNDEETVALTAGGHTVGKAHGNGNPAHLGPAPEGAEIEDQGLGWLNKTTRGVGRDTVTSGLEGAWTPTPTQWDSSYFELLFGYEWELTKSPAGAWQWQPIGIRPEHMPPDPEDPSKRTMPMMTDADMALKVDPIYRPIAERFWRDPEYFSQVFARAWFKLLHRDMGPRTRYIGPEAPQEDLLWQDPVPPGPRDYDVGAVKRAIRASGLTVPELIATAWDSARTFRCSDYRGGANGARIRLEPQRRWEANEPERLEKVLAVLEPIAHHYGASVADVIVLGGNVAIEMAAERAGYAIEVPFAPGRGDATQEWTDVDSFEWLRPLADGFRNYLSPQYHRLPTRQRPEELLIDRAHLLGLTAPEMTVLVGGLRVLGANYKNAPEGVFTDRVGTLSTDFFVHLTDMRYRWAPLADNRYALIDRESGETRFTATRVDLVFGSNSILRAYAEVYAQDDAHEKFVRDFVRAWTKVMNADRYDLRP; from the coding sequence ATGCGTGATACCGAAAAGGCAAGCGGCTGCCCCTTTCATACCGGCGCGGCAACCACAGCCGATCCCAAAAACGATCCCTACGCCTGGTGGCCTTCGGCGCTCAACGTCGAAATACTCCACCAGCACGACACGAAAAGCAACCCCTTACCGGGATTCAACTACCGCGAAGCGGTTCGGACCTTGGACGTCGAAGCGCTCAAAGCCGATCTGCGCAAGCTGATGACCGAGAGTCAGCCCTGGTGGCCTGCCGATTATGGACATTACGGTGGGTTATTCATCCGCATGGCATGGCATGCGGCTGGCTCTTACCGCGCTGCGGACGGACGCGGTGGCGCCAACACCGGTAATCAGCGTTTTGCTCCGCTCAATTCCTGGCCGGACAATGCCAACTTGGACAAAGCGCGGCGGCTTTTGTGGCCGATCAAAAAGAAATATGGCAACAAAATTTCGTGGGCCGATCTCATCGTGCTGGCAGGAAACGTCGCGTACGAGTCGATGGGACTCAAAACGTACGGTTTCGCCTTTGGGCGCGAAGACATCTGGCAGCCAGAAAAGGATGTCTATTGGGGATCGGAACAGGAGTGGCTTGCGCCGAGCGACCAGCGCTACGTGGATCTCGACAACCCGGAATCGCTCGAGAATCCACTGGCCGCGGTGCAGATGGGTCTGATATACGTCAACCCCGAAGGGGTCAATGGCCAACCCGACCCGAGCAAAACCGCGCAGCACGTTCGCATCACTTTTGCGCGCATGGGGATGAACGACGAAGAAACCGTTGCGCTCACCGCTGGCGGACACACTGTCGGAAAAGCGCACGGTAACGGCAACCCCGCGCACCTTGGTCCTGCCCCCGAAGGCGCCGAAATCGAAGACCAAGGATTGGGCTGGCTCAACAAAACCACACGAGGCGTCGGCCGTGATACCGTGACGAGCGGACTCGAAGGCGCCTGGACCCCAACGCCGACGCAATGGGACAGCAGTTACTTCGAACTGCTTTTCGGCTACGAGTGGGAACTGACCAAAAGCCCGGCAGGAGCGTGGCAGTGGCAGCCAATCGGCATTCGTCCGGAGCATATGCCGCCAGACCCGGAAGATCCCAGCAAGCGGACCATGCCGATGATGACGGACGCGGACATGGCGCTCAAGGTAGATCCAATCTATCGCCCGATCGCCGAGCGCTTCTGGCGTGATCCGGAGTATTTCAGCCAGGTCTTTGCCCGAGCCTGGTTCAAACTCCTACATCGCGACATGGGGCCGCGGACACGCTATATCGGCCCGGAAGCGCCGCAAGAAGACCTCCTATGGCAAGACCCTGTCCCACCCGGACCACGCGACTACGACGTAGGAGCGGTGAAACGGGCGATTCGCGCCAGCGGCCTCACCGTGCCAGAGCTGATCGCCACCGCTTGGGACAGCGCGCGAACGTTCCGCTGCTCCGATTACCGTGGTGGAGCAAACGGTGCGCGCATTCGCCTCGAACCACAGCGCCGCTGGGAAGCCAATGAGCCGGAACGGCTGGAAAAGGTCCTTGCTGTCCTGGAGCCCATCGCGCACCACTATGGTGCCAGTGTCGCGGACGTGATCGTACTGGGCGGCAACGTGGCCATCGAAATGGCCGCCGAACGCGCCGGTTATGCGATCGAAGTCCCCTTCGCGCCTGGTCGTGGCGACGCCACGCAAGAATGGACCGATGTCGATTCGTTCGAATGGTTGCGACCGCTCGCCGATGGTTTTCGCAATTATTTGAGCCCACAATACCATCGACTTCCGACGCGACAACGGCCGGAAGAATTGCTCATCGACCGAGCCCATTTGCTGGGTTTGACCGCTCCCGAGATGACCGTATTGGTCGGTGGCTTGCGTGTGTTGGGTGCCAATTACAAAAACGCGCCCGAAGGGGTCTTCACGGATCGCGTTGGTACCCTGAGCACCGACTTCTTCGTTCATCTCACCGACATGAGATACCGTTGGGCGCCGCTTGCTGACAACCGGTATGCGCTGATCGACCGGGAAAGCGGAGAAACGCGATTCACGGCAACTCGCGTCGATCTGGTCTTTGGCTCCAATTCGATTTTGCGCGCCTATGCGGAGGTGTACGCGCAAGACGACGCGCACGAAAAGTTCGTTCGCGACTTCGTGCGGGCCTGGACCAAGGTGATGAACGCAGACCGCTACGATCTCCGGCCATAA
- the folD gene encoding bifunctional methylenetetrahydrofolate dehydrogenase/methenyltetrahydrofolate cyclohydrolase FolD, producing the protein MILDGKALAARVRAELKTSVARLTAQGVKPTLAVILVGDDPASQVYVRNKIAACGDVGIESRAFRFPADCAPAEVFAAIDALNADPTVHGILVQLPLPPQFDETEVIERIALAKDVDGFHAENLGRLWQGRPCFAPCTPAGVMRLLAEANVDLVGAEAVIVGRSNIVGKPMAALLLQAGATVTLAHSRTRDLAAVTQRADVLVVAVGRPGLITGAMIKPGAVVIDVGINRLDDGRLVGDVDFASAQPVAKAITPVPGGVGPMTIAMLLANTVTAAERQLQSQDAS; encoded by the coding sequence ATGATCCTCGACGGCAAAGCGCTTGCGGCGCGCGTTCGCGCCGAACTCAAAACCTCCGTTGCCCGATTGACCGCTCAAGGCGTGAAACCCACGCTGGCGGTGATCCTGGTCGGTGACGACCCCGCCTCTCAAGTCTATGTGCGCAACAAGATCGCTGCTTGCGGCGACGTCGGCATCGAATCCCGAGCTTTTCGCTTTCCTGCCGATTGTGCGCCGGCAGAGGTCTTTGCGGCGATTGACGCGTTGAACGCCGACCCAACGGTGCATGGCATTCTGGTACAACTGCCGCTTCCGCCGCAGTTCGACGAAACCGAGGTGATCGAACGAATTGCGCTGGCCAAAGACGTCGACGGGTTCCACGCCGAAAACCTCGGACGGCTTTGGCAGGGTCGTCCCTGTTTTGCGCCCTGCACCCCGGCTGGGGTGATGCGGCTTTTGGCCGAAGCCAACGTCGATCTCGTCGGTGCGGAAGCGGTGATCGTTGGGCGCTCGAATATCGTCGGCAAACCGATGGCGGCGTTGTTGCTGCAAGCAGGTGCTACGGTGACCCTCGCGCATTCGCGAACGCGTGACCTCGCCGCTGTAACGCAGCGCGCCGACGTGCTGGTGGTGGCTGTGGGGCGCCCCGGTTTGATCACCGGTGCGATGATCAAACCGGGGGCGGTGGTGATCGACGTCGGGATCAATCGCCTGGACGATGGTCGGCTCGTTGGGGATGTCGATTTCGCCTCGGCCCAACCCGTTGCCAAAGCGATCACGCCGGTGCCGGGCGGTGTGGGGCCGATGACGATCGCGATGTTGTTGGCCAATACCGTCACCGCAGCGGAACGTCAATTGCAATCCCAGGATGCATCGTGA
- the purE gene encoding 5-(carboxyamino)imidazole ribonucleotide mutase, whose translation MGSESDWPTMRAAAAVLERFAVAFEALVVSAHRTPDWMFAYAETAAVRGLRAIIAGAGGAAHLPGMVAAKTTLPVLGVPVQSRALSGVDSLYSIVQMPKGVPVATFAIGEAGAANAALFAVAMLATTDNGLAEKLAAFRNEQVAAVDAMTLVDR comes from the coding sequence ATGGGTTCGGAATCGGACTGGCCGACGATGCGCGCTGCGGCCGCGGTATTGGAACGTTTCGCAGTGGCTTTCGAAGCGTTGGTGGTCTCGGCACACCGAACCCCGGACTGGATGTTCGCCTATGCGGAGACCGCGGCGGTGCGTGGCTTGCGGGCCATCATTGCGGGAGCTGGCGGCGCCGCCCATTTGCCGGGGATGGTCGCGGCGAAGACGACCCTTCCCGTTTTGGGAGTGCCGGTGCAGAGCCGTGCGCTTTCCGGGGTCGATTCGCTCTATTCGATCGTGCAGATGCCCAAAGGGGTTCCCGTTGCAACGTTCGCGATCGGCGAAGCGGGCGCGGCGAATGCGGCGCTCTTTGCCGTGGCGATGTTGGCGACCACCGACAACGGACTTGCCGAAAAACTGGCGGCGTTCCGGAACGAGCAGGTGGCCGCAGTAGATGCGATGACGTTGGTGGATCGCTGA
- a CDS encoding 5-(carboxyamino)imidazole ribonucleotide synthase → MDAKGKPQPIVPPATLAVLGGGQLGRFFVRAAQELGFRVWVLDPDPNAPAGRIADRHLVAPYDDADALAEIARHCAAATTEFENVPAEALRALARAIPVRPGADAVEVCQDRRKEKRFLAANGLPYGPFWVIESADDCAAVPPSAYPAILKTARLGYDGKGQRSVQTSDALLSAWESLGRVPCVLEKRLGLAAELSVVLARGVDGTAEAFPPGENVHRNGILDTTTAPASLPEAIRVHALDVALRLAAALDYVGVLGVEFFYTDDGLLTVNEMAPRPHNSGHHTIDACSVSQFEQQVRALCALPLAPVRTHSLAVMNNLLGDLWFAADGTRREPEWERLLALPGVALHLYGKHEPRPGRKMGHFTVTGSSWEAVRQTVCAARQQLGLPTNGWA, encoded by the coding sequence ATGGACGCGAAGGGTAAGCCGCAACCAATCGTTCCGCCAGCAACGCTGGCGGTGTTGGGGGGTGGGCAGTTGGGCCGCTTTTTCGTGCGCGCCGCGCAGGAGCTCGGTTTTCGCGTCTGGGTGCTCGATCCGGATCCGAACGCACCGGCGGGGCGGATCGCCGACCGTCATCTGGTTGCGCCGTACGACGATGCCGACGCGCTTGCCGAAATTGCACGACATTGCGCTGCGGCCACCACGGAATTCGAAAACGTTCCGGCTGAAGCGTTGCGTGCGTTGGCGCGCGCGATTCCGGTGCGTCCGGGGGCGGATGCGGTCGAAGTGTGTCAAGATCGTCGTAAGGAAAAACGGTTCCTTGCGGCCAATGGCTTGCCTTATGGTCCGTTCTGGGTGATCGAGTCGGCTGACGATTGCGCTGCGGTACCGCCGTCGGCTTATCCTGCGATTTTGAAGACGGCTCGGCTGGGGTACGACGGTAAAGGGCAGCGCTCGGTCCAGACCTCTGATGCGCTCCTTTCCGCTTGGGAATCGCTGGGTCGCGTTCCGTGCGTGCTCGAAAAGCGGTTGGGGTTGGCAGCCGAGCTCTCTGTTGTCTTGGCCCGTGGTGTCGATGGGACTGCCGAGGCGTTTCCGCCCGGGGAAAACGTTCATCGCAACGGCATCCTCGATACGACGACCGCGCCGGCTTCTTTGCCGGAAGCGATCCGAGTACATGCGCTCGATGTGGCGTTGCGTCTCGCTGCGGCGCTCGACTACGTTGGGGTGTTGGGCGTCGAGTTTTTTTATACGGACGACGGGCTCCTCACGGTCAATGAGATGGCGCCGCGCCCGCACAACAGTGGGCACCATACGATCGACGCCTGTTCCGTTTCGCAGTTCGAGCAACAGGTGCGCGCGCTTTGTGCGCTGCCGCTTGCCCCGGTTCGGACCCACTCCCTCGCAGTGATGAACAACCTCTTGGGGGATCTTTGGTTCGCCGCCGATGGAACCCGGCGGGAACCCGAGTGGGAGCGGCTCCTGGCGTTGCCCGGAGTGGCGCTGCACCTCTACGGCAAGCACGAACCTAGGCCTGGGCGCAAAATGGGGCACTTCACCGTTACAGGTTCCTCATGGGAAGCAGTTCGGCAAACGGTGTGTGCCGCGCGCCAACAACTGGGATTGCCGACGAACGGGTGGGCGTGA
- a CDS encoding L-threonylcarbamoyladenylate synthase: MVHPDRPTLIPATADRVDAVASRLASGALVALPTETVYGLAADAEHRAAVRAVFAAKGRPADHPLIVHLASAAMAARYAAVWPRAAAVLAERFWPGPLTLVVPAQSTVLREVTGGQPTVALRVPQQPFTLAVIEKLGRGVVAPSANRFGRVSPTAAQHVVEEFPTLELWVADAGPTPVGVESTIVDLSRLASVGAVVLRPGAASADEIAQTLQAAGLSITVRAPVHESVKPAVVGSERADDPRVPGALPSHYAPTTPLRLWCREAYRRFVETATGAEAVAHAVWFPPDWPQTPGETLRLPQPEADAAIAQQLYQALRTLDASGAQELWVALPEGDSPLLTAVRDRLRRAASR, encoded by the coding sequence ATGGTGCATCCTGATCGGCCCACCCTGATACCGGCAACTGCGGATCGCGTCGATGCGGTTGCGTCCCGTTTGGCCTCAGGCGCTCTGGTCGCGCTGCCTACGGAAACGGTCTATGGTCTTGCCGCAGATGCCGAGCATCGGGCCGCGGTTCGAGCGGTCTTTGCCGCGAAGGGTCGCCCGGCGGATCATCCTCTGATCGTCCATTTGGCCTCAGCTGCGATGGCAGCACGCTATGCGGCCGTTTGGCCACGTGCTGCGGCGGTGCTCGCAGAGCGTTTCTGGCCGGGGCCGCTGACGCTGGTCGTGCCGGCACAGTCGACGGTACTGCGTGAGGTGACCGGAGGGCAACCAACCGTCGCGCTTCGCGTTCCGCAACAACCCTTCACGCTGGCGGTGATCGAAAAGCTTGGCCGAGGCGTCGTGGCCCCTTCGGCCAACCGCTTTGGTCGGGTCTCGCCGACTGCGGCGCAACACGTCGTGGAAGAATTTCCGACGCTTGAGCTTTGGGTTGCCGATGCGGGTCCGACGCCGGTCGGGGTCGAGTCGACGATCGTCGATTTGAGCCGTCTTGCATCGGTCGGTGCCGTGGTGCTACGACCCGGTGCTGCGAGTGCGGACGAGATCGCGCAGACGTTACAGGCGGCCGGGCTATCGATCACGGTGCGCGCTCCTGTGCATGAGAGCGTGAAACCGGCGGTTGTCGGTTCTGAGCGCGCGGACGATCCGCGCGTTCCTGGGGCGTTGCCTTCGCACTATGCACCAACGACGCCGCTGCGTCTGTGGTGTCGGGAAGCGTATCGACGCTTTGTGGAAACGGCAACAGGTGCTGAAGCGGTCGCGCACGCGGTTTGGTTTCCTCCCGATTGGCCTCAAACGCCTGGAGAGACGTTACGCCTACCCCAACCCGAAGCGGACGCGGCGATCGCGCAGCAGCTCTACCAGGCGCTGCGCACCCTGGATGCAAGCGGAGCGCAGGAGCTGTGGGTTGCGCTCCCTGAAGGCGATAGCCCGTTGCTCACCGCGGTGCGAGACCGGCTTCGCCGTGCGGCCAGCCGCTGA